The DNA sequence ATTGGTACGGCAAAAGGGCTCAATACCAACTATCCGTTAGGCTGGGCTCAAGCAACAAACGTGCCTTTTAAAAACTGGAAACAAGATGCACAATCTGAAGGAGGAACCCGTAATCCGTTGATTATCTTCTATCCAAAAGGAATTAAAGACAAAGGTGGAATCAGAAATCAATACAGCCATGTTACCGATATACTTCCGACAACATTAGATATTATTGGAGTTAAAGCTCCGGAATATATCAAAGAAATTAAGCAGGATAAAATACAAGGTTCTTCTTTATACGCTTCTTTAAATGATCCGAAAGCAGAATCTTTACATAAAGTACAGTACTACTATATTTTTGGAAACAGAGCCATTTACAAAGACGGTTGGAAAGCTGCCGCTGCTCATCTTCCTGATTCTTTTGCCTTAAAAAATAGCTTAGGCAAAAATGAACCTCCTGCAAAAAGCAATTTTGATACCGATGTTTGGGAATTGTACAACTTAAACGAAGATTTTAATGAGCGTGTCAACCTTGCTAAAAAATACCCTGAAAAATTAGCTGAACTTAAAAAACTGTTTGATGAGCAGGCAAAAGAAAACAATGTTTATCCGCTAATTGACTGGCAGGATGTTTTCAGCAGAAGAATCCACAATTCAGGACCGGATAAAGACAAAAACATTCAAGAACTTATTAAGAAAGCCACCCAACCCGAAGGAGGATCACATTAATTCATTACAACTAAAATTCAGGTCTTTTTGACAAACCTAAAAGACCTGATTCTATTTGAATCATTTAAAATTAAATCAGTATGAAAAGAGTAGACTATGAAATTATTGGAAAAAAGATTGTCGTTGGGGCGATTGTATTTTTAGTACCACTAGTCATTTTGGCTGGAGGTTTAGCATTAGTAAATCAACTTTTAAAATAAAAAATCATGGGAGTAATTCACAATCCACAAAAAAACTTAGCAAGAGACTTTGGAATCAGTCTTTTTATATACAGCTTGCCAGTATTGGCCATTTATTTATATTTCAAACTAAACAATGGTATCATAGCAGAATCACACCTTACGCTGCCTTCATTTTTAGAATTTGCGAAGCCGGTCTTTGCCAACATCCGCAGTTGGGGTCTAATCGTTTTCATGCTTATACTGGGCGTTATTGAATTCGCTGCGGGTCTTTATGACGATCAATGGACAGGACAAGAACGCAAAGTAGACATCATCTGTTTTTTGGCTCCAAAACTACTATTACCTCCTGTAATTGCGTTTTTCAGTTTAACCGCTTTGCCTTTTCTAATTCCCAACTTAGCAAACACGCTTTCCTGGGTTCCGTTTTGGGGTGGCTTTTTCCTGATTGCCGTAGCCGATGATTTAACGCAGTACTGGTACCATCGTTTGCATCATCAGGTTCCGTTTTTATGGCGTTTTCACAGAACACACCATTCGGCTCCTTACATGGGAATGGCGATGGCATCAAGACAGAATTTTATTTATACCGTTTTCTTTTCACAAATTTATTTGACCGCGACCTTAACGTTTTTAGGTTTAGGATTACCCGCTTTGTTTGTTACGGTTATAAAAAGTTTTATCACATTGGGTGCCCATTCCAGTATTGCCTGGGATAAACCTTTTTACAAATACAGAATATTGCATCCGATTGCCTGGGTTTTAGAACGTTTTATTTCGACTCCCGCCACACATCATGCGCATCATGCTGACACAAGTGGCGATGGTGTTGGTCATTTTAAAGGCAACTTTGGTAATATGTTTTTTCTTTGGGACATCATCTTCGGAACAGGTTTGATCACTCGCAAATTTCCAAAATCGTATGGAATGAAATCGTACAAACAAGAAGAATGGTATGCCCAGTTTCTTTGGCCGATTTTCAAATCTAAAAAAGAAGGAAGTGCTTTGGCTGATGGCGTTTTTGCTGCTCCCCTTGCACAAAAAGCGAATAACTACAGTAATGTTAATATTCCTTCTA is a window from the Flavobacterium cupriresistens genome containing:
- a CDS encoding sterol desaturase family protein, coding for MGVIHNPQKNLARDFGISLFIYSLPVLAIYLYFKLNNGIIAESHLTLPSFLEFAKPVFANIRSWGLIVFMLILGVIEFAAGLYDDQWTGQERKVDIICFLAPKLLLPPVIAFFSLTALPFLIPNLANTLSWVPFWGGFFLIAVADDLTQYWYHRLHHQVPFLWRFHRTHHSAPYMGMAMASRQNFIYTVFFSQIYLTATLTFLGLGLPALFVTVIKSFITLGAHSSIAWDKPFYKYRILHPIAWVLERFISTPATHHAHHADTSGDGVGHFKGNFGNMFFLWDIIFGTGLITRKFPKSYGMKSYKQEEWYAQFLWPIFKSKKEGSALADGVFAAPLAQKANNYSNVNIPSNVPAPAGPAYYEHVES